The Mustela erminea isolate mMusErm1 chromosome 10, mMusErm1.Pri, whole genome shotgun sequence genomic sequence ggaaggaaggaaaggaatccTCTAAAACTAGATCTATAACAAGGATATCAATTCAAAGGTCATGAGTTGAAGGAATATATAATGTAGTCATTATAGGGATGGTTTTTACAGGGAAAGAAATGTCTCATCATATGGATTATTCTCAAATAATTTTCTCATGAATGAAACTTGTAAGCTACAGATCTCAAAATTAGGAGCTGTCCAAATGGTGTATTAATAATGAGTACACTGTCCaaagtacatttttgtttttattggtatTCACATAAAATAACCAGATGTAATGAATGTATTAAACAGGAAACTGTCTTTAAAGGCaagatcagattttatttttgtttctctaactCTTAACATGGGTTTAATAATAGTAGGCAATCAAGAAATGTTGAGCCAAAAAACTAATTCTTTCATTAATTCTTCTGAATAGACTGGATTATGGACAGAACTTGGAAAGATTGAGAATAATTTCTTAAAGCCACTCCATACAGGACTTAATATGTCAAAAGCACATTAtgaagcagaaattaaaaacagccAAGAAAATAGCCAAGGTTGgtaatgtgcatttttatttttggatagtTCTAGAAATTAGTCAACTTTTAGAACTGTCagttatattcaaaataaagaactttttcatgtcatacttgtttattttctaacaAACAAGGAAACATGACAGCtaagttatttataattaaaattatttttagcagaTCTGTAAGCCAGTTAACACTGAAATTAGGTTAACAAAGATTTAAACCAAATTGAAGCATATTCTAGTTTAAAACCAGATTAAAATCAAATTCTGATTAAGAATCTAATTATACTACAAGTATTTCTGTTTGGATGTTACACTAACTTGGGTATGGCTCTGTCCATCCTCACCCTCAAGTAAATCTGtgcaaattacaaaaaaagaatcttagatccagaattactttttaaaatcagcaaaCAATTCTATAAtaatcttttgctcttttctgtATAGCTATGGGGTATTTCTTAAAGGCAttactagaaatttttttttttttttttactgtaatggGTATAATAATGAAAGTGGCTTATAAGTTCATTATTGAAATCGGGGAGTTGTTTTCAATGGTTAAATGTgacacctgattttttttcttctcttacagaAGTCCAAAAGTCTAAAGATCTTTGTTCTGTAACTGTAGGTGGAGAAGAGATCCCTAATATGCCTCCTGAAATGCAGCTTAAGGTAGATCTGAAATTTTCCTAAGTTATATCCAGCTGAagacttttggttttttttttgctctaacAGCAACATTAATATAATACTAATTTCCCTTGGCACTGCAGGTCCTACATTCAGCTCTTTTCACATTTGATTTGATTGAAAGTGTTTTGGCTCGAGTAGAAGAActcattgaaataaaaacaaagtctaCCCCTGAAGAAAATATTGGGATAAAGTGAAACCTCCATTTCCTAAATAAAAACTAGTAAAGTACTTTATTTTCCCTTATGATTATTTAATACCTTTATAAAGACTTTTCTGTAAAATACtgctagaaaaataaatgtagctTTTCCCATTTACTGGTTTCTGTGATGACACATTACGGATCAGTTGTagtctttggttttaaaaagataatccacaTGGTAAATAATGCCCATGTATGTATTTTGAATCTTACTTAGTTGGAAATCTAATACAAactaataatattctattgtaatCTTATAAAATATAGTTGTATTGCCTTCCTTCATATAGTTGTAGTGagtttataaatacattttacacTTTATGTTCCAATTAGCTGCCCTCTTATACTTCAGAATTCCTGGTGTCAAATAGGAATATCACACCATTGCAAAAGTGTACAGAGAGGTTTTCAATTAGGCCAGCTGGTtacttctcttaatttctctttttttccctacctCAAAAGTCTTATGGGGCACAGTCCCATCACCACCTGTCTAGCAGCAGTTATAATATGAACACATCTGCaaacattaattttagaaatactgGCAGCCCTTGTGGAAAAGTTAAAAAGTGTACATGACTTTTCCTTTAGTCTAAGGGGCTCGTTAGAAaatgctgtgtttttattttgtagtaaatattttccttccaaCTTAACTTGTATCACCAAGAAACTGCATCTGAGTTTTATAATATGTGTATGTGCCAATTTTTTCTAAACATTATTAAAGGAATTACTCAACAAagctgaaaatcatttttaatcatatatattttattcttttaaattaaaaaatctttaaatatatatttgaacattttaatttaactggtctaattattttaacattcttcCAAAAGAACTTTTGTAATTGCTATTCTAATTTGGGTTACAGGAATCACTACTCAGTTTTAACTTTTGAAGTGTTTTCCAAACAGGACTTTGCTCAATGATGTAAGCCTCAGTTGTTATCATTCTATAGTAAATGCTATCTGTGTATGGTTTGGAGGCAGTCTGTAAGAAGTCATAAAcatgcaacattatttatagaaataagtattttttatattaggatcattttataataaccattttataatttcatataaaaaacTTCCACTTATTCAACAAGTATCTAATGACCTTCTTTGTGCTTAAATACTACATGTGAGTTAATTATGAGTAACAGAAAAATGCTTGGCCTTTGTCTTTAAGGAATTTCAAACAAGCCAAAAGTAGAATACTTTAAGAACTGCTTTAATATGGAGATCTCTTCCAAGTATAAGAGTAAAAATCACCTAACTCTGCCTAGGGTGCACTTCATAGGGGAGGACAAGCATGGAAAGAAAGTGGACAACTTGTGAAGATCATTCTATAAAATAGTATGTTGCACTTTGAAAGTTCTTGACTACAACCTgatcaataattatattttagaatttgaagGAAGATTTAAGAAACCAGTAGGGCCAATGCAGTGTATATATGCCAAATGCTCTTTTGGTCTAACGTTAGTCATTCTTGGAGTGGCTACTGGAAGTGAATTGAGAAGAAAGGCTGAGTTCATGCTTCAGAGAGCTGCACTGCATGCTGAAAAAGCAACTTCTCTGAGGGGAAAAGAAGCAGAATATCTGTTAATTCTGCTCAAGAGGGTGTGCATTTTGAAGTCAGAAACCCTAAAATCTATGAGTGCTATATTTGCATCATTTTCCTAGTGACTCACCTTAGCCATAGTGCACATAAGATTAATAGCATTTACTGTGTTGTGTACTGGAAGTATCCGTAAGTTACTACCCaggaatctgaaaaataattcataaattaaatagATCATATAACTTACACAGACATCTGTTAAGCAGAAAGGAGACAGAAACCTTACTGTCTGTCATGCCCTGCCCTATTCCACAGAGGATATGATATGGCTTTATATCCAGAATTTAAGAGACTAAAAAgtgttcacttttgttttggtGTTGTAGAAGAATCTCAGAAATCAGCATGAACTCAAACTTGTCACCCTGATTCCTAGAATAGCCATTAAACCTGAATTTATTAAATATGACAAGTTAACATTATAGTGTTTATCTTTTAGCAAAATAACTCACCTACTTGAAAAGGATTAAGAACTAAAGTAAATACATGTGATTTAAGAAAAGTCTATAGTACTATTCTTCCATACCTCTGCTGAATCCTGAACATCAGTTTCCATTCCTCAGGTCCATGGAGGGCAGCAGACAGAACCAAAAAACTCTTTTGGTGAATATTAATAAACTTTTCAATTTTGGCTAGGAATATTTCTTCAGCTGATATAAAGCATTCTTTAGCATCCATCAATAAAAATGCAAGTCCTAGGGAAGGTGAGCATAATATAAAACATCACTTTGTTGTAATAAGCAAATTTTTTTGTAAACTCTGTAGAATCAACAAAAGTGGCTATAATATAGCTCTAAATGTCCAGGACCCAAACCTGTAAGGAACAGAATTTGTTATAACAAAATTcgtatattacaaaatgatttagGTAATTCTTTGAAATGCTTTATATAAAAGTATGACATTCTAGAGGAAACAACTTTTGTCAGTAACAATTTTCAAATTAAGGCACTTAACAATGAAAGTAATGCCTAATTTTagttaaaagttgtttttttgtgtatgttataatgacttttttaaaaactagaaatcaaaatcTTGAGCCTGCAACTATTTCTTAGAGAAACCTTTGTAAAgaacattattattaaattaaaacactCTGTAAGCAGAtaatctaggattttttttttaagattttatttatctgtcagagtaTAAGCAGGTGGAAAGacaaggagcagcagactccctgctgagccaagaagCCCGATTCgagactcaatcctaggaccctgggattgtgacctgagcctaaagcagacacttaaccaagcttaaccaactgagccacccaggcatcccataatcTAGGATTTCTGAAATAGTATCAGGCCTTTAAGAATAGTCCTGAAGGAAAATTTGATCTAATTATAGCTCTTTAAAAGAGAAGGCAATCTGAGTAAAgtgattatattattatatgctAATTGAATGAACCTGGGAAGTTTATATAAACCTTCCTGAACCTAAGTTCTCCCATCTATAAGACtgtaataggggtgcctgggtggttcagtgggttaaagcttctgccttcggctcaggtcatgatcccggggtcctgggatcaaaccccacatcgggctctctgctctgtggggaacctgcttcctcctctttctgccttgcctctctgcctacttttgatccctctctctctctctctgtcaaat encodes the following:
- the C10H1orf146 gene encoding uncharacterized protein C1orf146 homolog, encoding MAENGRKEKIKWTTTIIISSSLKSYEVATALENRSHKIRYSDSVENGSIIFSLSGLAFLLMDAKECFISAEEIFLAKIEKFINIHQKSFLVLSAALHGPEEWKLMFRIQQRFLGSNLRILPVHNTVNAINLMCTMAKTASKPYTDSIYYRMITTEAYIIEQSPVWKTLQKLKLSSDSCNPN